The DNA window AACTGATGACACACAAAATACCCGTATGCTTAGCTGATACAAACTGGGAGACTATTAAGCTAGCGCGTATGGACGGCGTTCAAACATATTTTGGGAATCCGATGTCAGAGCATGCCGAGCGTAATTTAGACTTAACTGCAATCGGCAAAGTTCTAATCATGTCACCTTATCGCCAGCTGAATCCTTTAGTGACTTACCATTTCGAGCATGAAATGGGCAAGGGGAAAGTGTTGGGCTTGAGTAATGGTGAATCGCAACAGCGTCCTAGTCATCAGGTCTCGGAATCATATTCTAAAAAGCTGGGCCTATTCGCAGACGATGTGACCTACGGAAAGCTCGCTGCGTCTACTTCGAAAGGCGCTAGCATCAAAACGACAAAGCTTTCTGATAGCTTCAGTTACGATGATTATAAATTAGAATATAAGGATAGATGCCTGCCCTTGTGTGCGATAGATACCGACGGCAAACTTAAGATATTTACTACCTCAAATGACATAAAACCGAAATCGGGATGGCAGATTATTAGTCTAATAACAGCTGCAAAAACACTCCCGTGAATATAACCAACAGCATGTGATTAACATGCTGTTGGCTTAGTACTAAGCGCTTTCTAGTCGTTTGATTTGCTTTTCGATGTCTGACAAATTTCCGGTTTTAAGCCATATTTTCGCGCCTTCGCTCGCTGCTTGAAGGTCTAATTCTTTTCCTTCGGGAATGCGCAGCCAGTCATGCTTATTCAGCCTTTCTTGATTATGAACAACTGTGCCGTCTAGGACCAGTATCTCATTTCCATTTTTCGCATCGCTTTGCCAGTGAGTATTTGCAGAAAGCGTGACATGCTTCACTTGTTCATATTTATCGGCATACAGCAGTCTTTCAACTACCTGATCGTCGTTGTTTGCAAAGCTTACCTCTGCATCTTCCATCAGAATATTCACATGCTTGCGATCTTCTGGTTGAAATTGCCATAGTTTCACGAAAATTACACAGCCTTTTTCCGACCCTGGTTTGTGTCTTGACTGGGGTGGATTGCGCACGTATGAGCCAACGGGGTAGTCACCATGTTCGTCTTGAAATACGCCCTCGAGTACAACAAACTCTTCACCACCATTATGAATGTGAGGAGAGAAGTGGCTTTGCGGTGCATATCTAACAATACTGGTTGCTCGGGCAACCTCATTTCCTACTCGATCGAGTGGTTTTCTGTCGACCCCAACTATCGGCGATGCCACCCAGTCTTGCTCAGCAGTATGTGCCAAAGCCCTTTGTGAAAATTCAGCATTAATTTTCATGTAGTCCTCGTGTTAAACTTTTTGTATTGCTTCTTACGTGCCTTAAGCGCCTGAGCGCTAATATTTACTAGTTATTCGGGTATTAAGATCATAGTTAGGTGCGTTTTAACGCATTACCAATAATAAAAATTACGAGACGCTTGAAAGTATGTTTTTTACTGACCGTGTAGCGGCTAAGATCGCGCCTTCCATATACCCAGCGTCGTGCTCTGAAAATTCACTAGTTGCGAGGTGTAGCTTCAACTGCTGAAGTTCTGCCTGTTCGAAGGCAAGGTCAATGTGCGGATGAGCAGAAGCTTGCTTCTGGTCGAGATTAGTCGCGGTAAAATTGTCCGTTCCCCAATCTTTGTAATATGTTTGTGTGTATTTATTTGCTTGTGAGCCGAATATAGCCGATAGCTGCGCTAAACAAGCAGTTTTCATTTGCTCGCCAGATGCATGTTGGCGATGCGCAAACGGAATACCGACAAAGCCAAATAAAGCAAAAACTGAGTTTCCTTCTGAATCTTCAAAAGAAGCATCATGAATTTCACCTAATGGGCCAACTTGACTAAAAGCCTGACCAGATAATCCTCGATCGCGCCAAAAAGGTTGGTCGTAGGTGACTGCGAATTTTGCCTGGGCTGCCATCCATGTGGGTGTTTGCTCAAATTTGCTGGCTAATGCGCTTAAAAACCCATTTGCATTAACAGATGTTGTCTCTCCGCTTTTCAACAAATGAGCGATTACTCTCGGTGGAGTGGCAATAACAATATGTTCGTAAGAAGCTGAGCCAAGCCTTGAGCTCTTTCTGCTAGGATCAGATTGGCTAAGGTCATCAAAATTACCTGCTAGCGTGTTTCTTTGCAGACCTAAATGCCAATATTTACCATCTGAGCGAAGCGAAGTGACCGTAGTTGATACGTAACTACATTTTTGGTTTATCCTATTCGCCAACGAATCAATGAGCTTTGTTGTGCCACCAAAGATTCTATACATAGGCGGTGGAGCAACGCCACTTATTTGTTGCGGTGGTTCGTGAGCGTTGCGTTGAAAAACGGCGTCACCTGCAGTGTTTTGCTCAATTAGTCGCAAACCTAATTCAGTCACTAAGGTCTGTATTTCTTGTTGATGGGGAAAAATCCAAGAAGGACCAAGATCCATTTTATAAGCAGATACGTGGGTTTCTTCACCATAAATTCGGCCACCCAATATCGGTTTTGCCTCTATTAATTCGAATGAAATTTTATTTTGTGCCAGCAAATACGCAGTATAAATACCTGCAAGGCCACCACCGATAATGCCTACTTTAGCTTGTTTCTCTTGCATAAATTGTCTTATCTTTTCTATTTACTAATTTGATCGGCACAAGAATAGAACCAACAGGTAATGAAGTATAGTTTTCTGTTGCAAAGAATAACTGAGTCAGTTTCTTATTTATTACATCTCTTTGCGCTATATCAATGGGCTTGCTGGACTTTCTTTATTTTTCAGTTAGTATGCTGGATACTAATTTGAATAAGAACTATTCTTATTTAACTAATAACCGTGTTCATTGAACGATTTGCTTAAACTGGCGTACTTAACCCTGCACCTATGGGCTAACAATCATTCAATGCGTGAAGAGAGAGTATAATGACTGTCTGGGATATTCCTTCAAAAAAATCAGCTTCTATTCAAAGCCTTTGCACAAGTATGCACTCAGATGTCGCTATCAGATTGCAGGAAATGGGTTTTGAAGAAGGCCAACTGATTACCTGTATCAAGCGAACAGCTTTTAATGGCCCAACAGTTATTCAATTGGGCGACTGTATTTATTCACTTGAACAAAGTGTTGCTAACCACGTAAATGTAAACCCGATCTAAAATGCAAAAAATTCTTCTTGTTGGTAAGCCCAATTCGGGTAAAAGTCTGCTATTCAATCAATTAACCGGCTTGAGGCAAAAAGTTGCTAACTTCCCTGGTGTAACAGTTGAGTTAAAGAGTGGTATTTTTAATGCTCATTTGGACAATGGGGTTGATGGTAAGCAGCAGCAAAAATTCGAGCTCATCGATTACCCAGGCACGTATTCTTTAAAATCGTTATCGAAAGATGAATCGATTGCAATCGAGCAGTTGCTCAATGCTATGTCCGATGAAAAAACCAGTGTTATTTTGTGTAACCTCGATGCTACTAGGATGGAGCGCTCTTTGGTGTTCGCTTTGCAGGTTCAGGAAATTGCAAAACAGCACAATAAGACGGTTATTTTCACATTGAACATGGTGGATGAGCTTTTACGATTTAATCATAAGATTGACACCGACAAGCTCAGCGAAAAGCTAGGTAGCCCAGTTTATGCTGTATCTGCAAAAACCTTAATTGGTATTAGCGAGTTACAAAAAGGCTTGGGTGAAATTGCAATTTCACCCGAAAAATATCGCGTAAAACCGACAGAAACTAACCAGCAGGCCTCTGGGATTGCAGCGAAAAGCCTAGCGAAGGAATTTGCAATCCAATCGGATGTGGTACTTAAGCGCCAGAACGCGATAGACCGTTTGCTGCTTAATTCAGTCTTTGGTGGTTTTGCTTTTTTACTGATTATGTTTTTCTTATTTCAAAGCATTTTTACTTGGGCTGCACCGCTCATGGACGCAACAGAAGATGCTATTGGCTTTATCGCAGGTATCGTTTCCGGTTTCTTAGGAGAAGGTATATTAAATGACTTTATGACCGACGCTATTTTTGGTGGCCTAGGCTCGTTTCTTGTTTTTGTTCCGCAAATAATGATATTGACGCTCATAATAGGTTTGTTGGAAGACAGCGGTTACTTGGCCAGAGCGGCGTTAATCTGTCACAGGCCCTTAAGTTTTTTTGGCTTGTCAGGCCGAAGCTTCATTCCTTACTTGTCAGGCCATGCGTGCGCAATTCCCGCGATATTGGCTGCACGAACAATTGAATCGCCTCGCAAACGCTTTGTAACAATGCTAACTGTGCCGCTGATGTCTTGCTCAGCACGATTACCCGTTTATGCCCTGTTAATAGCGGTTTTAGTGCCGGACACTACTTATCTGGGCGGATGGGTTAATCTGCAGGGGGCGATGTTTTTTGCTTTATATTCATTTGGTATTTTAACTGCTCTTATCGTCAGTGGCGTGTTGAATAAAATGACGGAGGGCTCGAAAGAGCTGCAGGATATGCCCTTTATCTTAGAGTTGCCTTCATATCGGCTACCGCATTGGCAGCCTTTGTTCTACCGTATTATCAATAGTGGCGTTCAATTTATAAAGCGCGCAGCACCTATTATCTTTGTTGTTTCCTTAATTATTTGGACTTTGGGCTATTTCCCTAATAATGGTGATTTACAAAACTCATACTTGTCGACAATTGGGCAATGGATAGAACCTATCTTTACACCCTTAGGCGTCGATTGGCGATACGGCGTGGCTATCTTGGTTTCATTCTTGGCGCGTGAGGTATTTGTTGGCGTGTTAGGCACAATGTTTAGTATCGAAAATGCCGATGAGAATATTGCAGGTTTAGCCGAAAATCTTCAGGCAGATGGTCTTTCACTTGCATCAGGAGTGGCTTTACTAGCATTTTATGTTATTGCATTACAGTGTGTTGCTACCGTTGCAATGCTTAAATCGGAACTAGGTAAGAATCGGTACGCTTGGGGTGCCTTCATTGCCTACGGCCTGCTTGCCTATCTTGTTTCGATGTTCTTTTATGCGGTGCTGTCTTGAGTAAATCGATAAAAAACTAAGCTAAATACAAACAATGCCTGTATGAATGATGAGTATATAAATAAAGAGAGGGAGTTTTAAAGCAGAACATGCATACTGGTATTGTTGCTTTATTCAACTAATGACTTACTTCACCTGAACATTGCAGCAAAACTCAACCTGATCAAGCTAACAAGGAGGCGAAATGAGCACAATCGTGTTTGTCGCGGAGCAAGTGAAGAATGAACGTCGCTGCAGTTTACTTCCAATCAATGTGAAAGCATATGTAAAACTCGGTGCCACAATTTTAGTCGAATCTGGGATTGGAAAAACGATCAATATTGACGATTCAGAATATGCTGAAGCGGGTGCGATCGTTGAGTCCAATCGGGACTCTTTGCTGGCGAAAGCTGACTTGCTGATGTCTATTCATCCATTGCAAAAAATAGAGCTGGAAAAAACCAAAACAACGGTTTGCTGCATTAGCTTTTTAGATCCCTTCAATGCCCATGAGCACATCAAGTGGCTTCAGCAGTCTGGGCGCTCGGCACTCAGTGTTGAAATGATACCGCGCAGCAGTCGCTGCCAAAAAATGGATGCGCTAAGCTCACAAGCCAGCTTAGCGGGCTATGTAATGATGGCAAAAGCGATGTCCGCGCTACCTCGAGTTTTTCCTATGATGATGACGCCTGCGGGCACATTAAAACCTTCAAAAGTATTTGTCATTGGCGCAGGTGTCGCTGGTCTGCAAGCAGTCGCGACTGCTAAGCGCCTCGGTGCTGCTGTAACTGCATACGATACTCGTGAAGTCGTAGCAGAGCAGGTGCGTTCTCTTGGCGCTAAATTTTTAGCCATTGATATTGGTGAGACAGGCCAAAATGAACAAGGCTATGCAAATGCACTTACGCCCGAGCAAATAGATATTCAGCAACAAGCACAAGCTGATTGCATTGCCAATTCAGATGTCGTGATCACGACCGCACAGTTATTTGGTAGGAAACCACCGCTGCTGATCAAAAAAGACGTGATTGCGAAAATGAAGCCAGGTAGCGTCATTGTCGATATGGCAGCTGAAAACGGCGGAAATGTAGAGGGTAGCGTAGCAGGAAAAGTTGTTACTGTTGAGGGTGTGACCGTTATTGGAACTGGAAACTGGGCGAGCGAAGTAGCCTTAGACGCAAGTCAAATGTATGCCAATAACTTACAAGCACTGCTTCTCGAGTTTTGGGATGCTGAAAGTAAAAAAATCTTACTGAATTTGGAAGACGATATTTTAAAGACTGCACTAATTACTCATGAAGGTGAGCTAATTAATCCAACCATCAAAGCGTTATTGACGAAGGAGAGCGAGTAATGTCATTTATTTACCTTTCAATGATTTTAATGTTAGCAATATTCTTAGGTTTTGAGCTTATTCGTAAAGTGCCTGCCACGCTTCATACGCCGCTGATGAGTGGTGCAAACGCAGTTTCAGGTATTACCTTGATTGGCGCAATTGCTTATTCTGGAAATGAAAATCTCTTGCTCGCGCAAATCCTTGGCAGTGTTTCGGTTTTTCTAGCAACGATTAACGTCGTTGGTGGTTATATGGTTACCGATCGAATGCTTGCTATGTTCAAACGTAAGTAGGGAGTTGATATGTTAAATACGGAATTTATTATCAATGCCGTTTACGTGCTGAGCGCCGCATTGTTCATTTTAGGTCTGAAATTACTTAGCCATCCTTTAACTGCTCGTCGCGGGAATAAGCTTTCGGCAATGGGCATGTTAGTGGCGATTTGCGTAACGTTGATTGACCAAAACATCTTGGCCTATGAATGGATTTTAGTGGCGATAGTAGCGGGCAGTGCAGTAGGTGCGCTAATAGCGAAAAAAGTTGCGTTAACAGAAATGCCGGAAATGGTGTCACTGCTTAATGGTGTTGGTGGCATGGCGAGTTTGCTTGTAGCCTTAGCCATGGTAGAAGCGGATTCAGCAATTGAAAGCTACTTGCTTGTTATTGTTTTGCTAGCGATCGCAATCGGTGGTATCACTTTCTCTGGCAGTGTGATTGCATGGGCGAAGCTTAGTGGCAAAGTTGCAAAGCTAATCAGCAGCGGTTCAACGGTTTTTGCTGGTCAAGCTGTGGTGAACATTCTTATCGTGATAGGAATTGTTATCCTCGGTATTTTGGTTGTTGTTTACCCCCAAGCAGCAAACAGCGCTATATACCTCTATTCTTTTGTCACACTTTGTATTGTTTTAGGCGTCATGTTGGTAATTCCAATTGGCGGTGCAGATATGCCGGTAGTGATATCGCTACTCAACAGTTATTCCGGTTTAGCAGCCTGTGCTGCGGGCTTAGCAATCGACAATAATCTGTTAATTGTTGCCGGTGCGCTAGTCGGTGCCAGCGGTATTATTCTAACGAGCGTTATGTGTAAGGCGATGAATCGTTCATTAACGAACGTTCTGTTTTCGGGCTTTCAAGCGGTTAGTACCTCAGAAATTAAAATTGAAGGCGAAGTTAAGCCGATGGCAGCCGACGATGCTTATTATGTATTAGAGGCCGCGCAGTCAGTGTTGGTTATTCCTGGCTACGGTATGGCGGTTGCTCAAGCTCAGCACGCCATGAAAGAGTTACAAGTGTTATTGGAAGAAAACGGTGCAGAAGTTGTTTATGGCATCCACCCAGTAGCAGGCCGCATGCCGGGTCACATGAACGTTCTCTTGGCTGAAGCGGATGTGTCTTACGAATTGCTGCTTGAAATGGACGACGTAAATGCTCGCATGGAGGGGTTTGATGTGGCTATTGTGATTGGTGCAAATGATGTGGTTAACCCTGCTGCAAGAGATATTGCTGGCAGTCCAATTTACGGTATGCCAATTATTAATGCGGATCGGGCGAAAAATGTGTTTATTCTGAAAAGGGGAATGGCGTCTGGTTTCGCTGGCGTCGAAAATCCACTGTTCTTTAAAGATAACGCTCGTATGATATTTGGTGACGCTAAAGACACTATTAATACCATCATTCGTCAATTTTCAGATTAACGGTAAAGGCTATGTTGTCAGAATGCGAACTAGCCTTGAACTGGTTGGTAGCGATAAGCAAAAAAGCATCACAATAAGTGGCGTGGATGGTCAATTTTTTGGTATCCTTCACGCCTTAGCTAGTTCGCTATCATTGTTTGCCTTTCAACAGGGAAACGCGGCTCTATGGAATAGAGTTTTTTAGTAAAAAGGGATCTTATGCATTTCAAACGCAATTTATGGTTAAGCATCGCGGGTGCAAGCATTATGATGGTAGCCGTTCTATTCGGTTCAAAAAATAGTGAAGCTAATTCAACCGTACAGCACAACTTACCGCAGATAAAACAGTTAAAACTTCAAAATGAGTCCGAACACACCAAGGGATAAAATGCGCAAAGTTGCTATTCTAACGACTGATAAACTAGAAGATTTTTTTGTCTATGATCGTATGTTAGAGGCTCCGTTGAGAAAGCTGGGTTGGGAATCAATAGAGGTTTCTTGGCACGCAAAAAATCACAACTGGGACCAATATGACGCAATAGTGGTGCGCAGCACTTGGGACTATCAGG is part of the Glaciecola nitratireducens FR1064 genome and encodes:
- a CDS encoding flavin monoamine oxidase family protein encodes the protein MQEKQAKVGIIGGGLAGIYTAYLLAQNKISFELIEAKPILGGRIYGEETHVSAYKMDLGPSWIFPHQQEIQTLVTELGLRLIEQNTAGDAVFQRNAHEPPQQISGVAPPPMYRIFGGTTKLIDSLANRINQKCSYVSTTVTSLRSDGKYWHLGLQRNTLAGNFDDLSQSDPSRKSSRLGSASYEHIVIATPPRVIAHLLKSGETTSVNANGFLSALASKFEQTPTWMAAQAKFAVTYDQPFWRDRGLSGQAFSQVGPLGEIHDASFEDSEGNSVFALFGFVGIPFAHRQHASGEQMKTACLAQLSAIFGSQANKYTQTYYKDWGTDNFTATNLDQKQASAHPHIDLAFEQAELQQLKLHLATSEFSEHDAGYMEGAILAATRSVKNILSSVS
- the feoB gene encoding ferrous iron transporter B, yielding MQKILLVGKPNSGKSLLFNQLTGLRQKVANFPGVTVELKSGIFNAHLDNGVDGKQQQKFELIDYPGTYSLKSLSKDESIAIEQLLNAMSDEKTSVILCNLDATRMERSLVFALQVQEIAKQHNKTVIFTLNMVDELLRFNHKIDTDKLSEKLGSPVYAVSAKTLIGISELQKGLGEIAISPEKYRVKPTETNQQASGIAAKSLAKEFAIQSDVVLKRQNAIDRLLLNSVFGGFAFLLIMFFLFQSIFTWAAPLMDATEDAIGFIAGIVSGFLGEGILNDFMTDAIFGGLGSFLVFVPQIMILTLIIGLLEDSGYLARAALICHRPLSFFGLSGRSFIPYLSGHACAIPAILAARTIESPRKRFVTMLTVPLMSCSARLPVYALLIAVLVPDTTYLGGWVNLQGAMFFALYSFGILTALIVSGVLNKMTEGSKELQDMPFILELPSYRLPHWQPLFYRIINSGVQFIKRAAPIIFVVSLIIWTLGYFPNNGDLQNSYLSTIGQWIEPIFTPLGVDWRYGVAILVSFLAREVFVGVLGTMFSIENADENIAGLAENLQADGLSLASGVALLAFYVIALQCVATVAMLKSELGKNRYAWGAFIAYGLLAYLVSMFFYAVLS
- a CDS encoding cupin domain-containing protein; amino-acid sequence: MKINAEFSQRALAHTAEQDWVASPIVGVDRKPLDRVGNEVARATSIVRYAPQSHFSPHIHNGGEEFVVLEGVFQDEHGDYPVGSYVRNPPQSRHKPGSEKGCVIFVKLWQFQPEDRKHVNILMEDAEVSFANNDDQVVERLLYADKYEQVKHVTLSANTHWQSDAKNGNEILVLDGTVVHNQERLNKHDWLRIPEGKELDLQAASEGAKIWLKTGNLSDIEKQIKRLESA
- a CDS encoding FeoA family protein translates to MTVWDIPSKKSASIQSLCTSMHSDVAIRLQEMGFEEGQLITCIKRTAFNGPTVIQLGDCIYSLEQSVANHVNVNPI
- a CDS encoding NAD(P)(+) transhydrogenase (Re/Si-specific) subunit beta, which encodes MLNTEFIINAVYVLSAALFILGLKLLSHPLTARRGNKLSAMGMLVAICVTLIDQNILAYEWILVAIVAGSAVGALIAKKVALTEMPEMVSLLNGVGGMASLLVALAMVEADSAIESYLLVIVLLAIAIGGITFSGSVIAWAKLSGKVAKLISSGSTVFAGQAVVNILIVIGIVILGILVVVYPQAANSAIYLYSFVTLCIVLGVMLVIPIGGADMPVVISLLNSYSGLAACAAGLAIDNNLLIVAGALVGASGIILTSVMCKAMNRSLTNVLFSGFQAVSTSEIKIEGEVKPMAADDAYYVLEAAQSVLVIPGYGMAVAQAQHAMKELQVLLEENGAEVVYGIHPVAGRMPGHMNVLLAEADVSYELLLEMDDVNARMEGFDVAIVIGANDVVNPAARDIAGSPIYGMPIINADRAKNVFILKRGMASGFAGVENPLFFKDNARMIFGDAKDTINTIIRQFSD
- a CDS encoding NAD(P) transhydrogenase subunit alpha, which encodes MSFIYLSMILMLAIFLGFELIRKVPATLHTPLMSGANAVSGITLIGAIAYSGNENLLLAQILGSVSVFLATINVVGGYMVTDRMLAMFKRK
- a CDS encoding NAD(P) transhydrogenase subunit alpha — encoded protein: MSTIVFVAEQVKNERRCSLLPINVKAYVKLGATILVESGIGKTINIDDSEYAEAGAIVESNRDSLLAKADLLMSIHPLQKIELEKTKTTVCCISFLDPFNAHEHIKWLQQSGRSALSVEMIPRSSRCQKMDALSSQASLAGYVMMAKAMSALPRVFPMMMTPAGTLKPSKVFVIGAGVAGLQAVATAKRLGAAVTAYDTREVVAEQVRSLGAKFLAIDIGETGQNEQGYANALTPEQIDIQQQAQADCIANSDVVITTAQLFGRKPPLLIKKDVIAKMKPGSVIVDMAAENGGNVEGSVAGKVVTVEGVTVIGTGNWASEVALDASQMYANNLQALLLEFWDAESKKILLNLEDDILKTALITHEGELINPTIKALLTKESE